Genomic DNA from Salvia miltiorrhiza cultivar Shanhuang (shh) chromosome 1, IMPLAD_Smil_shh, whole genome shotgun sequence:
CAGGCTTAGACTCAAGGTCCCCTGCCACGGCCATGGGCGTGGCCGTGAAGATGACATTGCCAAAGTAGCCCGGTGGGAGCGGGGGCTGGAGCCTAAACCGCCCGTCTGTTGCGATGTATAGCTTGGTGCTTTGGTCTTCGGGTAGGCCACGTGCCAAGCAGGCGCAGCGCCATATGTGGCCGGCTAGCATCTCGTAGGAGCTATAAGTGACCGTGTTACCGTCATCCTTGGACTTGGCTTTGAGAGTAGTAAGCTGCTCGCGAGTTAGCTTGAATATGGAAACAAGAGTCTCAGCCTCCCCGTAAGTTTTCATGGCCGGAGGGGGCTGGTACTCGATGTGCTTGAACTGCGGCTCAGGGGGATCGCGTGCCCGAAGAAGGGTCCGGTCGATGAATGGCTCGAGGGTGATGTCCAGCCCCCGAGCCATATCGGACCATGTATTGATGAAGTGAAGCCCGGAAAATCCGTCCGCCACATGGTGCTGCATTCCAACGCCTAACGAAACTCCGCCGCATTTGAAAAATGTCACCTGTAAACCAACTTACTTTAACTACCTTTTTTATTCAACTATATATAAAGACTATGTGGGTTAATTTAACTACACAACTAAATACTAATGGACTTCGATACACACTATACCATTATGTTGGTGTATCATTCTACTCCTGCCTCACGCTAAATACCTGTTACATTTATTTTGATCActtcaaaattattaaaatatcgtttaaagaaaatatttttccaCCACACATACATTAAATACTGCACTAATTAAAATAAGGTTGTGATGAGTTTGAAATATTTTGTACGAGTATATACCTACATACACCGTAGCACAGCACTGGATAAGTTAAACTTGTGCCATTTACAGAAGCAACTGTTACTATGGTGGGTAGCATAATCCCAATTAACAAATTTATGGAGCAAAACATATTCCGACAATTTTCAAAGAAAGACTATTAAATGGCATAATAAATATTGCATTACATACTTTGCAAGCCTATCTGTTAGATTTAATGACTACAATTTATATATGGATGCAGAAACAACTAATGtgcgaatataaatatataagggtaaatatcatattaaaccttgaattattctcgctttatcaaaaataccctggaAGTTTtgaaatgctctctaaaccctcaaagtataagggttttatcaaatatatcctgcatctatTTTCCGGTCATCAGAAatgtgacgtggctcgccggatgacacagtgtaatttaaattttatttttttaatccatgtcattttatattctatttttaaatcCATATGTCATTATGCTCTCCGTTCCTCCCTgcgttctctccctctctctctaccgTCTCTCTCAGTCcaaagctctctctctctgttctcACCATCAAAATTCCACCGCAATCAAACACATCCAATCAAAGGTCCAACTGAAAATCACAAAATCAGAAGCCACCGTTTCTCACAACTCATGCTCATCCCCTTTTCCTCATCCAAACTACACTCAATTTCACCTCTTCCcaaaacaaaattcaaaattctcaCTGTAAATCACTTGAAAAGCAGCAGCAACCTTCATCctcagccaccgccgccgcttTGGAGGTTGTTCGAGAAGCTTCCTCTTCCTCCTTCTGCAAATACAAGACCGTGCGCAAGCGTAAGTGGGGGAAATACGTCTCCGAGATCAGGCTCTCTAACTGCAGGGAGAGGATCTGGCTCGAATCCTACGACACGGCGGAGAAGGCGGCGCGTGCCTTCGCCACCGCCCTCTACTGCTAAGATGCAGGTCGCCGCCGCCGATTGACCATGGCGGAGAAGGCGGCGCGTGCCTTCGGCGAAGATCTGGGCAACACCAAGTTCAATTTCCCCGAAAATCCGCCCAAGATCGAGATCTAGGTTGCCGCCGCCCGCTTTGCCCATGCGTCCACCGGCGCCGAGACCTCGAGTCAAGTCGACGATCTCAACTCCCAGTCGAACTCGCTCTCCTCGTCGAAGGCGCTGCAGCACGTTGAGTCGCCGTGCCCGTCGGTCTCCAGAAGGTTGCAGACGACGGCGGGGGTTCGCTGCTGCTCGCCGGAAATCGTGGCCACAATTTAGGGCCTAGGGTTTCAGGCGGCGCTGCTGCTTGATATACAAGCGGCGGCGACTAAGATTGTGGGCTCGCCTGCCGCTGCAGTCACCGAGAATTGAGGGCGAGGCGACAGCGGTGGCCAGCTGCTGCTGTCAGCCGGACGTTTGAGAAGGCGGTGGCTGTGCGTGTGTAGGGTGAAAAAGGGAAGATGGAGATAGATAGAGGGTGAGAGGTGAGAGTCGTGGGTGGCTGGAGAGGCGGCAACCTTCACCGGGGAGTGAGGAGGCGCCGCCGCCAGTCTGTGTCGGCAAGTATGTGTTTGTGGAAAAAAGAAATTACTAAGAACAAAAAGAGAGAGACGGTAGAGAGTAGGAGAAGAAACACACAGAGAGACTGAGTggatgacatggattaaaaaaaatgacatggattaaaaaaatagaatttaaattacattgtATCATCCGACGAGCCACGTCATATTTccggtgaccgaaaaatagattcaggatatatttgataaaaccctgatactttgagggtttagagaacatttcaaaactttcagggtatttttgataaaatgaaaataattcaaggtttaatatgatatttacccactATATAATTGTTCTACAttgttttttgaaattttatagtaTAATATGCGTACACTTTCTCATTAAAGCCATCTTTTTATATATGAGATTCTCTGCCCTAACTTTATGTTTCGTTATTCATCTCTCACTATAAATTCTCCATTCAcaaaaagtattttttttttgtcattttgaaatgtccacaaaaattaatcccttgccatttttgaaatatttatcTCATATGGACCATtttctccacttacaatacaactaattatcattattaataatctTTTTCAAGTAGGACCCTTCCTCcacttataatattttaataatttttattaaaactcgtgccgtcctcTTTTAAGACTATTTTTAGTGGACGAATGTAGtacattgataaaaaaaatgtatgctataattaattttaattaatgataatttatCTTTAATGACATAACCAATTTTTGGTCGGAAACATAAAAAACTCATAATTGATGATAGCTAATGAGAGCAATTTGGTATGtatatgatactccctccgtcccaaacgaaatgtcctattttttttcggcacagagattaagaaatgtgtataaagtagataaagtgagttgatgaaaattatttaaatattaagtatagcgAAAGAGtgtattaccaaaaaaggaaacaggacatttcgtttgggacagcccaaaaaggaaaacaggacatttcgtttgggacggagggagtatatctgtTAGACCAGATGGAATCTTCTGTCTCGGAAAATAGCGTGTACCACcatgtaccactcttaatttctttattttataattattttttataaaaataaaaattattaaattatattataaactctaattagtatttatcattaaaaatttgaaattttaaaaattaaataccctaactttgaattaatgaacccaaacaatctattattaattcaaataaatataaaaaaataattataaactctaattagatAAGTGAACCatttttaattatctttatattatataaaagtataataaattaaaattaattaaaaattatcacataataagagtggtacacactaCATTttggacagaggatcccatatGCTATTAGACATCAATTCTCCAACAATTTCcagattaagaaaaaaaaatcttgataCCATTCCAAAAACATTATTTTTCGGTGCGTACTATTCCAAAAATATTTGTGACTGATTAACGTGAATTTTAATCGCACATGATTTCTCATACGTGAGTACTGTATCCAATTAAATTACTGTAtaatgattaaataaaaaatagtaaaaacggACACCAATAACACACCTGCAACACGAGAAGCGGGTAGGCGGATATTTCCTGCGAATAATCCACCGCCGGAATGAGGCGGCGGAGCTCCAAAGTCGGGGCGAAGTCTCCGTAATCATCCACCGAGCCGTCGGACTCCGCCTCCACAAAGAGCACGCCCTCGGCGTTGCAGTTGATCTCAATTCGGCCGTCCTCATCTCTCTTCAGCCTCCCCGCCATGGGGTAGAACGGCACCAGCGCGCGGCCCAGCGCCGCCTTCATCGCCGCCGTGTCGAAAAAGCCGGCCGCGCCGGAGGGGCGGTAGAAGTAGACGCTCGGGGTGTGGAAGTTGGGCACCACCAGGTCAACGTTCGAGTTCCACAGGTTGACTGCCGGCGTCGCCGCCGACGGCCGCACCAGCGTCGAGTCCTTCACGTCGATTTTCATATCTTTACTGtagtttatgaaaattgagcTGACGGTGGCGGCGGGCGGTGGTTTGTGGTGGTTTGTGGAATAAGTATACGAGACAAGGAGAAAAAAGTGAGGAATGATTATATAATGTAAGTGGGCTCACCTACCACGCTTAAATGATGACGATGACTCACAACCAAATTGGTAATAATATTTCTTCACAACTAGATATGGATGGATCGATATGTATGTAACAAGAGAGAGTATAACAAAACAATGGACCCCAAAAACATCATAAACTTTACACCAAAAATTGCCTTACGGTTGGTTATTTGACGGGACAAAAATTTGTTAgatgcttaaatatatatatatatatatatatatatatatatatatatatatatatatatatatatttatcaagaAAAATTCATTAATCCAAAGTTCCAGAGGTACCTTGTAAAATGTGTTCCCACAGAACTCGCATAACTAAATCAtttgagcaccacatggtgaaCTCTATCTCTTTATCTAATTAAGATTCCAAACTTTTTGATCCAACACCACATTTTAGCTTTTATATCCAAGACCAGGTTTTTGACTTCCCAGTCCTTTCCTTCGAATTTCTTCTCGTTCCGTTTCTTCCACAATAACCAAATACAGCCAACTCAAATCGCATTGAGGAGGTTCCTAATCTCCTTCTCTTTGCCACAGTAGTTAAACATCTTCTAGTGCATAACGGCTTAATGAGGTCGAGCCATGCTAATTCCCGTTCATTTCTGGATCTCGTCCCACATCTCCTGCGCCTTTGAACAAGAAAGGAACAAATGGTTTGTCGACTCACCGTGAGAGTGGCAATCTTTACACTTGTGCTCCTCGTCTCCCAGATTAATGTTCCTCTTCCTCAAGTTGTCGCAAGTTGGGAGACGGTTCCGCATCAATCTCCAGGCTATTACAACTGCTTTTTGCGGCACAAAAGTTTTCCACATCGATGTCATTGACTCTGCGACTGGACTTTGACTATTGTTTTCACACCGTTTTGATTTGATAGCTACGTATGCTGATTTTGTGGTATGCCTGCCGTCCGGGGACGCACTCCAAATCCAACCATTTTCAACACCTGCACACAGGACACAATGGGAAATAAACGTCATTAATTGATTAATCGCCTTCACCTCCCTATCCAGTAACTCCCTCGTTCACTTCATCTCCCACACCCATGTCCCATCGACCCATCCCCCCCACTCGCCGACACTAACATCCCAATTTTCGCTTAGTCGATAAAGTCTAGGGAATGAAAGTTTAAGAGGTTCCAAGCCTGCCCATGTATGGTCCCAGAACTCAGTATCTAGCCCATTTCCTAACCTCTGTTTGAGGTTCTCCAAGAACCGATTCTCCAAGATgcttaaatatttatattaatatttttatatttaatactcCATTTGTACTATTACAAATTTACAAGTGGCTCAATTTTTTTGGGGTTAAGGTCGTAAAGATAAAATTTGTGAGATGGTTAAATATTTGAACTAAAATTTATGCTCGTTGAGTCTCACAACCGAGTATTCACTCAAAAATGACGCTGAGTGTTAAAAAATTGATCAAAGGTGTGTGAATGAAATAAAAAGTCTTATTTTTATTGTGAGTGTTGTATGAGatatatttatcaaaaatgaaaatgaatactcatttaagggacaaataaaaaaatatatagaaattcatttggaaaacaaagaaaatatttaatactCCATCAGTCCCTAAAatagcttcctctttggggacggcacgtgttttaaggaaaagttgtaaagtgtattaatagtgaagaaaaaatggtaattattattggaagttgtgaaaagtgttataattagtattaagagcggtgaaaagtgaaaagtaagaataaataaatattattagtggtggggtagttgtccaaaaata
This window encodes:
- the LOC131005044 gene encoding shikimate O-hydroxycinnamoyltransferase translates to MKIDVKDSTLVRPSAATPAVNLWNSNVDLVVPNFHTPSVYFYRPSGAAGFFDTAAMKAALGRALVPFYPMAGRLKRDEDGRIEINCNAEGVLFVEAESDGSVDDYGDFAPTLELRRLIPAVDYSQEISAYPLLVLQVTFFKCGGVSLGVGMQHHVADGFSGLHFINTWSDMARGLDITLEPFIDRTLLRARDPPEPQFKHIEYQPPPAMKTYGEAETLVSIFKLTREQLTTLKAKSKDDGNTVTYSSYEMLAGHIWRCACLARGLPEDQSTKLYIATDGRFRLQPPLPPGYFGNVIFTATPMAVAGDLESKPAWYGASKIHDALARMDNEYLRSALDYLELQPDLKALVRGAHTFRCPNLGITSWVRLPIHDADFGWGRPIFMGPGGIAYEGLSFVLPSPANDGSLSVAISLQADHMKVFEKLLYEI